In the genome of Motacilla alba alba isolate MOTALB_02 chromosome 15, Motacilla_alba_V1.0_pri, whole genome shotgun sequence, the window CCTCTGATTTCCAGATTATGACAGGGTccccaaaataaatacaggctccagcagcagctctgcagtgccgGGTGTGTTACACTGCGTGCCTCAGCTTCCCCAGGCACACCAAGGGACAAGGTGGCTTCTTCTCACTGGGGAAACTTCACCTTTGGGCTCTGTCAGTGAAAATGCCTCACttcctgggctgtgttttgttcCGTGTACCTTTGGGCTCTTTCAGTGGAAATGCCTTCCctttctgggctgtgttttgttcCATGTACCTTTGGgttcttttaatgaaaatgccttcccttcctgggctgtgttttgttcCATGTACCTTTGGGCTCTGCCAGTGGAAATGCCTTCCctttctgggctgtgttttgctACCTGTTGTTGCCTTCAGCAGTTTACCAAGgtctgggagctgccaggctgagcccccccagcctTCCTCCGGAGGGTTTCTGACAGGAGAGGAgagtgccctgtgctggcttggcagggctgtgctggagccgCTGCTGATTCCTGTGTGCTCTGTCCGTGCCAGGCCATGAGAGCCCTCCTGGAAGCCGCTGTGTGATCTCAGAGTTCATCAGACCCCTTCAGATATCTGGAGAcaagccagagcagctgtctGTCAAACCCACGCTCCTGGCCAAGTCAAGACCTGGTACCCCAAGATGCAGATTTGATTCAGACGTGAGTCTTCTTcaatttttaactgaaaaagtGGCTCGGGGCTgaggctcctctgctccagcaggctgTTGCAGGTTGATCcacctgcttttaaaaagccagaCACCAATGTTGTCATTTCCTGAGGCAGCTCGGGAGCGTGGCCGGTGGGATTTGAGGGGTGTTCTCAGGGAAGCTGCGGCTGATGCCGCGGttggagctcagggctgtgaggagctctgcagctctcagtgctgagcacagagcacgCCTGGGTGAggcacagcagcatctctgtgtggtcttcagggcagccaggacaagggtgagAGACACAGAGATCCTGACTCCATGTTCCAGAAGGCTGAGTTATTATAttgtgatatatattatattaaaatgctgtattgaaactacactaaaagaacagagagaaaggatccatcagaaggctgggcaggaacagaaaggaatgaataacaaaggctgtggctgagcagagtctgagccagctgcatccttgattggtcattcaTTAGAAACACCTCCATGGACCAaccaaggcagcacctgctgcatcccacagcagcagagagttcttgtttgcatttccttcctgaggctgctcagcttctcaggagaaggaaatcccagcaaaggattttcataacaTATcatgatttttaatgtttagGACAAATGTTAAATATAAAAACTGCATAGAACAAATCTTGGAAAGTCTgtagaagggtttttttctctattagATACCCTGGCTTATTTGGGCAGCTAGCCACGAGGAAATGATCTTCAGATTTTACCCCTCATTTCAGGAAATCCCTTTCCTAACCCTTACAGCAGTAAGTAGGTTGCAACTCTGTGCCTATTTTTTATCCATGTTATATTAATTGGTACTGAAAATGTGAAAGTTGGTGGAATCAGAATGTTTCTGAATGGATCACAAGCCTGAGGGTATTCAACAAAATACTGGATTCCTGTATAGTGGGAATTCCACGGGCATGTCTGAGGATTACCCAGAggaaatatttgtgtatatttGTGCAGCAGCATTATTGAAAAGTGGaaacatttgctgctttttgaagaggccacagaaaaagcagcttaGCAAGGAGACTTAGGGAAGCAGAACTAACAGCAAGGAGCAGGAGACGCAAACGTCCAATTTAATTCCccttttctgtgatttctgagtTATCTCTCGCTGGGAATGTCAAGCCCTCTTGTGCAGAACTGTACTTTTTGTGCCTTCTAGAGTGTAATTATGTGATACACGCTCACATTAGGCAAGCTCACAGAAATTAAGCTCCATTCCTCCTTGGAGATACCCAGACCCAAGGGAGGGCGTGTgaataaaacctgaaaaatgaaACACCGTGCTGGGAAGTCTGAAATCAATAAACcaataaataaatcagtgaTAGTCTGCAATGGCCTGGTTGTTCCTATTAAAAAGCCTTCTGGAACAACCAGACACCTGAATCCTCTTCCCTGGGGATTTTCCTGgggtgctcctggcagggaccagTTTAGAGCTGGGAGCTGTAGCTCAGTGTTCACTCTGCCTAGGTTGTAaaattttgctctgtttttggACAGTTTATTTCATTTGATCCCACTGTTAACCCAGTATTTCTACCTTAATTAACTCTCTCGAGCTCAGGCAAAAAGTTggtcatttttttctggattcaACACCCCAGTTAAACCTCCAGGTTTTCTAGACCAGATCTGTAATAGAATAAACATGTGGCTTTGCAGGATTGAATTCAGTGTGATGTgaaattcaggagaaaatatGTTATTTCCTTCAGTTGGTGGAAAGGGTGGTGTTCAAGAGATGCTGATGCTGTGGGttgggtgggatgggatgggatgggatggggctggattGGATGGGGCTGGATTGGATTGCATTGGCAAGGGGTATATTTTGTGTGATACTTGTGGTTTCCAGGTGTTTGGAGGCTGACACTTGCACCAGTTCTAAACTCAGCATTTGTTTTAAGTGCTCAGTCACTGATTCTGCCCTTCTAAGTAAAATTAACCAGTTGTGCTCCATGTCagaatttaattcttttttccttgttattgTGTGTTACTGATTGATATCACCTGTCAGGAAAACTGTTCATTCTTTTTTGTAACCACattatcttttttctccccccacccccccacaGATGGATAATGATCAGAATTCCAATACCTCAAAGCAGAGATATTCTGGGAAAGTCCACCTTTGCATCGCCCGTTACAGGTAAAGCACCCGTCTCCTTACAGGACTCACCCAGAGCTGAGATactcagcagcagggctggctcccctCCTTTGTACCCTGAATTTCTGCGTGGaatggctgctctgcagagcctgtgctgctggcactgctgcggagcagggcctgtccctgtgccccagctgccagagggagctgagctctcaccccctgcctcctgccctcctgTCCAAATCAGATTGAATGGGCACCTCCTGCTCTAGAGGGCAGCTCTCACTCTCTTCCTTTCAATTGCTTCTTCAAGCAGGAGAAGATTTGAAGTCCATCACTGCTTTGCACATTAAAATTTCAGGCATTAGGGACTGTCGCCATAAAAATTTCAGTGGCTAGCAGCTTCTCCCAAGATGGAAATAGatttaagtgctttttttgtctctctgtaGCTTCTCTTAGATGTAGCTCACTGTTTTGGTCTTCTTTTACCTTGCCCCTGTAGAAGTTTAATGAACTGGTGTAAAAGGAACATAAAATCCAATACAGCGGCTGGAAAAGGCCCCACAGCTGAGCTTGCCTTAATTCACTCTAAAAACACAGAGACTTTTGGCCGGTGTTTACCAAGAGCCCCAAGGGAGGAGTGTCAGAGCACATCCTGCAGGAGAGGACGTGGGGTGAGGGCAGAGGGGCCTCACGGGCACGGGGGGCGTCGGGAGGGATGCGgaggctctgcctggggagctgcaggcgTGCCCTGAGCAGCACTCTGCCTGTGCCCCCACAGCTACAACCCCTTCGATGGACCAAACGAGAACCCCGAGGCGGAGCTGCCTCTCACGGCAGGGAAGTACCTGTATGTGTACGGAGACATGGACGAGGACGGCTTCTACGAAGGTACGTCTCCTTTAATCCTTCCACTCCTGCTAATTCATGCAGACTGAGATCAGTTCGTCTGCCAAGCACGCTCCAAATTCTCTCCTTCGTCTGCTCCGAAATCGGCTGCTAAATTTAGCTTTATCACCGTGGTGTTAATTAAAAGAGTTTCTGCACCAGCAAAGCCGCTCCTTGCAGGCAGAgctaattataaaatattttatggtgTCAGCTTTTCCTACTGGCAAGATTTAAGTTGACAAAAAAGCTTGCTGGCAGTTCTGGTATTTCCCTTGATAAGCCCTTCTGCTCCCGAGCTGGGGATGATGTTTGTGCACTGTCACTCATCCCTTGCCCCTTCCCTTGCCCACTCTCAAGGCACTGCCACGGACGGGGTGTTGTCACTGTAGGACACGAAATGACAcgctcactgctgctctcaaggtgaagggaaagggaaggttactttctgactccaacattcacagatttccaaaagtgacagtggattggagggtgacagtgccacctctccagtgACACTGGATGAACCACCAGTCCGTCAAAtgtctcctcctccataaaagaatgcaaaccAAGGAGTTATCTACAGAAATTGTGTGAGAAAGTacgttacaagaatgtaaacagcagaaagcttagaaaatcttaaaaaatccgGGCTACAGGGTGTTCTCCTTCAGGGCTTTTAATGGCATTGCTCCTTCTCTGCAGGAGAGCTCCTGGACGGACAGAGAGGCCTGGTCCCTTCGAACTTTGTGGACTTTGTTCAGGACAGCGAGGCGCGGCTGGGCAGCGAGCAGGAGCAGAACCTGCTGAACcgcgcggggccggcgctggAGGGGCggctggagctcagcccccCGAGCCGCGGCGAGCCCGGCGCGCTCAGCAACGGCGCGGGGACCCTGGACGTCAACATCGACGAGATCGGAGAAGACATCGTGCCTTATCCTCGAAAAATCACCCTCATCAAGCAGCTGGCCAAAAGCGTGATCGTGGGCTGGGAGCCGCCGGTGGTGCCGCCCGGCTGGGGCACCGTCAGCAGCTACAACGTGCTGGTGGACAAGGAGGTCAGGATGAACGTcgccctgggcagcaggacgAAAGCTCTGATAGAAAAGCTCAACACCTCCACCTGCACGTACAGGATATCCATCCAGAGCATCACCAGCAAGGGCAACTCCGACGAGCTGCAGTGCACCTTGCTGGTGGGCAAGGACGTCATCGTGGCCCCCTCCAACCTCCGGGTGGACAACATCACCCAGATTtctgctgagctctcctggctcCCCACAAACAGTAACTACAGCCATGTCATCTTCCTGAACGAGGAGGAGTTTGACATTGTCAAGGCTGCTAGCTACAAGtaccatttttttaatttgaagccCAACATGGCCTACAAGGTGAAGGTCATGGCAAAGCCCCACCAGATGCCCTGGCAGCTTCCCTTGGAGCAAcgagaaaaaaaggaagcctTTGTGGAATTTTCTACGTTGCCAGCAGGTTTGAtgttttcctccctgccccaaaACTCTTTGGTtgaatttctctgaaaatactAGATAAAATACTTTAACCTGCACAGCCCTCAGGGGATGCAAGTGTGTTTTGGTTGTGAAGGTGCAATCAACTTCATTGTACAGTTTGAATTTGTAAAGCCAACAGATTCGTTGTGCTTTGGAAAGTCTGAGGTCTTTTCCCACCTGGCTTTTACATTAGGAGTGTTGGTGAGTGTTGTCAGTCGTTTGCCATTGTTCAAGAGCACTGAAGCAGTGTTGAAAACTAGAGCAGAAATACAGCAGTGGATTTCAAGCATAATCTCATAATTTTGGAGGTGTGTGGCAgcacctgaaaaaaatctgagtatCTTTCCTTACAGATTCACCTTCCCACGGTCATCTACTCGTGGCCAGGCAGGAGACCCCTCCAGTATTCAgtctcccagccctgggtgccTCTGAAGGGACACTCAGGCAGCAGTGGCCCCTGGCAGGCGCAGCCCCAGCAGCATTCTGAGCTGGGTTGGCTCACGCCCTGCAGGGAGTGATCCCAGCAAGGGGCAGGAtccatcctgctgccctgctcgGCCTGGGTGAGGAGAGGACACGGGGAGGGCAGCAGTGCCCTTGAGCGGGGGGGTGAAGCTTCTGTGCC includes:
- the LOC119707598 gene encoding RIMS-binding protein 2-like isoform X1 encodes the protein MREAAERRQQLELEHEQALAVLNAKQQEIELLQKAQVEAKKEHEGAVQLLENTLDSMQAKVRELEQKCRTQSEQFKLLSRELERFRQQAGKIELLGSASLAPPGPPGKALAQLMNGIATSIGKGHESPPGSRCVISEFIRPLQISGDKPEQLSVKPTLLAKSRPGTPRCRFDSDMDNDQNSNTSKQRYSGKVHLCIARYSYNPFDGPNENPEAELPLTAGKYLYVYGDMDEDGFYEGELLDGQRGLVPSNFVDFVQDSEARLGSEQEQNLLNRAGPALEGRLELSPPSRGEPGALSNGAGTLDVNIDEIGEDIVPYPRKITLIKQLAKSVIVGWEPPVVPPGWGTVSSYNVLVDKEVRMNVALGSRTKALIEKLNTSTCTYRISIQSITSKGNSDELQCTLLVGKDVIVAPSNLRVDNITQISAELSWLPTNSNYSHVIFLNEEEFDIVKAASYKYHFFNLKPNMAYKVKVMAKPHQMPWQLPLEQREKKEAFVEFSTLPAGLMFSSLPQNSLVEFL
- the LOC119707598 gene encoding RIMS-binding protein 2-like isoform X2: MREAAERRQQLELEHEQALAVLNAKQQEIELLQKAQVEAKKEHEGAVQLLEAKVRELEQKCRTQSEQFKLLSRELERFRQQAGKIELLGSASLAPPGPPGKALAQLMNGIATSIGKGHESPPGSRCVISEFIRPLQISGDKPEQLSVKPTLLAKSRPGTPRCRFDSDMDNDQNSNTSKQRYSGKVHLCIARYSYNPFDGPNENPEAELPLTAGKYLYVYGDMDEDGFYEGELLDGQRGLVPSNFVDFVQDSEARLGSEQEQNLLNRAGPALEGRLELSPPSRGEPGALSNGAGTLDVNIDEIGEDIVPYPRKITLIKQLAKSVIVGWEPPVVPPGWGTVSSYNVLVDKEVRMNVALGSRTKALIEKLNTSTCTYRISIQSITSKGNSDELQCTLLVGKDVIVAPSNLRVDNITQISAELSWLPTNSNYSHVIFLNEEEFDIVKAASYKYHFFNLKPNMAYKVKVMAKPHQMPWQLPLEQREKKEAFVEFSTLPAGLMFSSLPQNSLVEFL